Sequence from the Dehalococcoidia bacterium genome:
GCCTTGAAGTCGGCCAGGGTGGTGCGTCCCAGGCGCTGGGCCTGCTCCCGCCCCTGGGCGGAGGCGATGCGGGCGATGGCCTTCTGCACAATGGCATTCGCCCGCTCCGTCCCCAGTTCCTCTTGCAGGGTGCGGATGAACGGCCCCAGCACCCGCGCCTCAATGGTGCGCTGTTGCAACAGGGTCAGGCGGGGCAGTTCGGGGGGCATGCCGACCCCTACCCGCCCGCCACGGCGGGCACAATGCTCACCTCATCGCCGGGCTTGGTAGCCGTATCCAAGCCCTGCAGGAAGCGCACATCCTCCCCGTTCACATAGATGTTCACGAAGTAGCGCACCTCGCCGTTCTCGTCCAGCAGGCGCTCCCGGAAGCCGGGGAAGCGGGCTTCCAGGCGCTCCACCACCTCGGCGACGGTGCGGGCGTCCACATCCACCTTGTCCAGCCCCTGGGTGAGCCGCCGCAGGGGCGACGGAATGCGCACCACAACGCCCATGGGCCAATCCCTCCTGCCCTCACAGGGTCTCTACACCCATTTTACCCTTCCACCACATCCCCCGTGGCCAGGTCCACCCGCACCCCCAAACCCCGCGCCCACTCCAACGCCTGCTGGATAGCCGACTCCTCCCCCGACAGCTCCAGAACCACCCAGCCGTAGTCCTCCCGCACATCGGCGCGCCGGATGTTGGTTACCACGGGGAAGCGGTGCCCCATCTCCCAGATGATGGGGCGAGTGATGAGATGTGGGGGGAAGGTTAACTTGACCCGCTGTTTGCCCATACCCCTCACCGCCCGTTGAGCGCCCGCTGGAAGGAGGCCACCGTCGGCTCCACCACCAGAG
This genomic interval carries:
- a CDS encoding MoaD/ThiS family protein; translation: MGVVVRIPSPLRRLTQGLDKVDVDARTVAEVVERLEARFPGFRERLLDENGEVRYFVNIYVNGEDVRFLQGLDTATKPGDEVSIVPAVAGG